The DNA segment CCTACTCCAATCAGTTGCGGAACGGGAATTTGAAAGCACGCAGCAGAGCGCGGCCTTCATCATCGTTCTTGGCAGTGGTGGTCAGGGTAATGTCCAGACCGCGGAGAGCATCGATCTTGTCGTAGTCGATTTCCGGGAAAATGATCTGCTCTTTCACGCCCATGCTGTAGTTGCCACGACCATCGAAGGACTTGGCATTCAGGCCGCGGAAGTCGCGAACCCGAGGCAGGGAGATCGACAGCAGACGATCCAGGAACTCGTACATACGCTCACGGCGCAGGGTCACTTTGACGCCGATCGGCCATCCTTCGCGGACTTTGAAGCCAGCGATGGATTTACGAGCGTAGGTCACAACGACTTTCTGGCCGGTGATCTTTTCCAGGTCAGCAACAGCGTGCTCGATGACTTTTTTGTCGCCGATCGCTTCGCCCAGACCCATGTTCAGGGTGATTTTGGTAACGCGCGGAACTTCCATCACGTTCGAAAGCTTAAGTTCTTCCTTAAGTTTCGGAGCGATTTCCTTCCGGTAAATCTCTTTTAGTCGTGCCATGGTCTTCTACCTAGCAGTGTTCAAGCATCAACCGCTTTTTGGGTCGACTTGAAGACACGAATTTTCTTACCGTCTTCTACTTTGAAACCAACGCGGTCAGCCTTGTTGGTTTCGCCGTTGAAGATGGCGACGTTGGAAGCGTGCAGTGGCGCTTCTTTCTCGACGATACCGCCCTGTACGCCCGACATCGGGTTAGGCTTGGTATGACGCTTGACCAGGTTCAGACCACCAACAACCAGACGGTTGTCAGCAAGAACCTTCAGCACCTTACCGCGCTTACCTTTGTCTTTGCCGGCGATCACGATGATCTCGTCGTCACGACGAATCTTTTGCATGTCGGATCTCCTTACAGCACTTCTGGGGCGAGCGAGACGATCTTCATGAACTTCTCAGTACGAAGTTCACGGGTCACTGGCCCAAAGATACGGGTGCCGATCGGCTCTTGCTTGTTGTTCAGAAGAACAGCAGCGTTGCCATCAAAGCGGATAATGGAGCCATCAGCACGACGTACGCCGTGACGAGTGCGGACTACAACAGCAGTCATCACTTGGCCTTTTTTCACTTTACCGCGAGGAATTGCTTCCTTCACGGTAACTTTGATGATGTCACCGATACCAGCGTAACGACGATGGGAGCCACCCAGCACCTTGATGCACATAACACGGCGAGCGCCGCTGTTATCGGCCACATCGAGCATGGATTGAGTCTGAATCATATAATTTCTCCGACCCCTAGCCCTTAGACTTCCACAGCGCGTTCGAGAACATCAACCAGCGCCCAAGACTTGGTCTTGGCCATCGGACGAGTTTCACGAATAGTGACTTTGTCGCCGATGTGGCACTGATTGGTTTCGTCGTGCGCGTGCAGCTTAGTCGAACGCTTAACGTATTTACCGTAGATCGGGTGCTTAACGCGACGCTCGATCAGAACGGTGATGGTTTTGTCCATCTTGTCGCTGACAACACGGCCAGTCAGCGTACGGACAGTTTTTTCGGCTTCAGCCATGATCACTTACCTGCCTGCTGGTTGAGCACAGTCTTCACGCGAGCGATGTCACGCTTAACTTGCGAGAGCAGATGAGACTGCCCCAACTGGCCAGTTGCTTTCTGCATGCGCAGATTGAACTGGTCGCGCAGCAGGCCGAGCAGTTGCTCGTTCAGCTGCTGTGCGGATTTTTCACGAAGTTCATTCGCTTTCATCACATCACCGTCCGTTTAACAAAGGAGGTGGCGAGCGGCAGCTTTGCAGCAGCCAGGGCGAAAGCCTCACGCGCCAGCTCTTCAGAAACACCCTCGATTTCATACAGGACTTTGCCTGGCTGAATCTGGGCAACCCAGTACTCCACGTTACCCTTACCTTTACCCATACGAACCTCGAGAGGTTTTTTGGAGATCGGCTTGTCCGGGAATACACGGATCCAGATCTTGCCGCCACGTTTTACGTGACGGGTCAGAGCACGACGCGCTGACTCGATCTGACGAGCGGTGAGACGACCACGAGCAACAGACTTCAGCGCGAACTCGCCGAAGCTGACTTTGCTACCGCGCAGTGCCAGACCACGGTTGTGGCCGGTCATCTGCTTGCGGAACTTCGTACGCTTTGGTTGCAACATTTGGCGTACCCCTTACTTAGCAGCTTTTTTACGAGGCGCTGGTGCTTGTGGTTTCAGTTCTTCTTGGCGACCACCAATAACTTCGCCTTTGAAGATCCAAACCTTTACACCGATCACACCGTAAGTGGTGTGAGCTTCGTAGTTGGCATAGTCGATGTCGGCACGCAGGGTGTGCAATGGCACACGACCTTCGCGATACCATTCAGTACGTGCGATTTCAGCACCGCCGAGACGACCGCTCACTTGGATTTTGATGCCTTTGGCACCAATGCGCATGGCGTTCTGTACTGCGCGCTTCATAGCGCGACGGAACATTACGCGACGCTCCAGCTGCTGAGCTACGCTCTGCGCAACCAGCATACCGTCGAGCTCCGGCTTGCGGATCTCTTCGATATTGATGTGCACAGGCACACCCATTTGCTTGGTCAGGTCCTGACGCAGTTTCTCAACATCTTCACCTTTCTTCCCGATAACGATACCTGGACGAGCGGTGTGGATGGTGATGCGTGCAGTTTGGGCCGGACGATGGATATCGATACGGCTTACGGACGCGCTTTTTAGTTTGTCTTGGAGATACTCACGCACTTTCAGATCTGCGAACAAGTAGTCCGCATAAGTCCGACCGTCTGCGTACCAGACGGAGGTGTGCTCCTTGACGATTCCCAGGCGAATGCCAATGGGATGTACTTTCTGACCCATCTCTTCGACTCCGTTACTTGTCAGCAACCTTGACAGTGATATGGCAAGACCGCTTGACGATGCGATCAGCACGGCCTTTGGCACGTGGCATGATGCGCTTCAGCGAACGCCCTTCGTTGACGAAAACGGTGCTGACTTTCAGGTCATCAACGTCTGCGCCTTCGTTATGCTCGGCGTTGGCTACGGCCGACTCCAGCACTTTTTTCATGATCT comes from the Pseudomonas granadensis genome and includes:
- the rplX gene encoding 50S ribosomal protein L24 is translated as MQKIRRDDEIIVIAGKDKGKRGKVLKVLADNRLVVGGLNLVKRHTKPNPMSGVQGGIVEKEAPLHASNVAIFNGETNKADRVGFKVEDGKKIRVFKSTQKAVDA
- the rpsQ gene encoding 30S ribosomal protein S17, with protein sequence MAEAEKTVRTLTGRVVSDKMDKTITVLIERRVKHPIYGKYVKRSTKLHAHDETNQCHIGDKVTIRETRPMAKTKSWALVDVLERAVEV
- the rplE gene encoding 50S ribosomal protein L5 — translated: MARLKEIYRKEIAPKLKEELKLSNVMEVPRVTKITLNMGLGEAIGDKKVIEHAVADLEKITGQKVVVTYARKSIAGFKVREGWPIGVKVTLRRERMYEFLDRLLSISLPRVRDFRGLNAKSFDGRGNYSMGVKEQIIFPEIDYDKIDALRGLDITLTTTAKNDDEGRALLRAFKFPFRN
- the rplV gene encoding 50S ribosomal protein L22, with translation MEVAAKLSGARISAQKARLVADQIRGKKVGEALNLLAFSSKKAAEIMKKVLESAVANAEHNEGADVDDLKVSTVFVNEGRSLKRIMPRAKGRADRIVKRSCHITVKVADK
- the rplN gene encoding 50S ribosomal protein L14 gives rise to the protein MIQTQSMLDVADNSGARRVMCIKVLGGSHRRYAGIGDIIKVTVKEAIPRGKVKKGQVMTAVVVRTRHGVRRADGSIIRFDGNAAVLLNNKQEPIGTRIFGPVTRELRTEKFMKIVSLAPEVL
- the rplP gene encoding 50S ribosomal protein L16, giving the protein MLQPKRTKFRKQMTGHNRGLALRGSKVSFGEFALKSVARGRLTARQIESARRALTRHVKRGGKIWIRVFPDKPISKKPLEVRMGKGKGNVEYWVAQIQPGKVLYEIEGVSEELAREAFALAAAKLPLATSFVKRTVM
- the rpmC gene encoding 50S ribosomal protein L29 is translated as MKANELREKSAQQLNEQLLGLLRDQFNLRMQKATGQLGQSHLLSQVKRDIARVKTVLNQQAGK
- the rpsC gene encoding 30S ribosomal protein S3, which produces MGQKVHPIGIRLGIVKEHTSVWYADGRTYADYLFADLKVREYLQDKLKSASVSRIDIHRPAQTARITIHTARPGIVIGKKGEDVEKLRQDLTKQMGVPVHINIEEIRKPELDGMLVAQSVAQQLERRVMFRRAMKRAVQNAMRIGAKGIKIQVSGRLGGAEIARTEWYREGRVPLHTLRADIDYANYEAHTTYGVIGVKVWIFKGEVIGGRQEELKPQAPAPRKKAAK